GTTGCCTTTCGCCAGCCCCTCAATGGTCGTCACCTCATGGCCTTCGGCGCGGAAGGCCGGCACGAGGCAGGAATGCACCGGCTCGCCGTCGAGATAGACGGTGCAGGCGCCGCAGTCGCCGGCATCGCAGCCCTTCTTGACTCCGAAATGGCCGAGCTGGCGCAGGAAGGTGCGCAGGCACTGGCCCGGCGCGGGCTGGTCGACGAACGCGTTGCCGTTGATGCGGAAGGTCATCGCGCGCCTCCGCCGAGTTCGGCGAGGATTTCGCGGGCGAAATGCAGAGTCATGTCGCGCCGCCATGCGGGGAGGCCGTGGATGTCGTCGAACCAGTTGCCGGCGATGCCGCTGTCGATACGTGCGGTGAGTTCATTGCCGCCGGGCAGGGCGTCGAAGCGGAACTGATACGGCTTCGGCGTCGAGGCGGTGACGGTCAGCACGAACGCGCCCTTTTGATCGAGCGTGCCGATGATCAGCGCGCCGGAGCGGCCGATATTGGTCAGCGATACCTGCCGGAAAGCCGTGCGCCGCGTCAGCGCGGCGAGCGGCAGGTGAATGGCACGCGCAATCTCACCCGGCCTCAACTCATTACTGACAGGACCTTTGACAAAGTCGGCAACGCGCATGCGCCGCTGGCCGCTGCCCGGCGCCCACAGCAGCAATTCACCATCGAGCGCGGTCGTGAGCGAGATCATCGGCCCGGCCGGCAGCGACATGCAGATATTGCCGCCGACGGTGGCGACGTTCCATATCTTGAACGAAGCGAGAAAGGCGCGGCAGCATTGGCCGATCAGCGGCGAAGCGATCCACGCGGGCGGCGCGCTGAAGGTGTCGAGCTGCGCGATGGTGCAGGTTGCCGCAATCTCGAGGCCCTTGTCGTTTGCCTGCAGTGGTTCCCATCCTAGCGTCGATAGGTCGATGAGCCGCGTGAGCTTGTTCTGCGGCTCGGAAAACAGCCATGTGCCGCCGGCGAGATACGCATCGCCCGCGCGCCAGGTGGGTAGCATATCGCGCGACGTCGGCCGCTCGATGGCGTTGATGGTGTTCAGGTCCATGCTGTAGCTCTGAGCATCCGCGAACTCGGCGCGCTCCCTCTCCCCATTGGGGAGAGGGTTGGGGTGAGGGGTAAGTAAGCCTGGTAGTTTGTAACCCCTCACCCGACGCGCTATCGCGCGTCGACCTCTCCCTATGGGAGAGGTGAAGAAAGGAAGAACGCTGGTCCCTTCCTTGCAAGGCACGGTAAGCTGCGCCCAAAGGGAATTTCGCATGACCGACCCGATCTGGATCAAGGACCCGCTGGCTATTCTCGCCGAAGGCGCCGAACGTGGCGTCGTCGTCAAGGACGGCGCCATTGTCGAGCTGGTCGCGAAGAGCCGCGAGCCGGCGACGCCGGGCGCCAAGGCGTTCGAGGCGCGCGACCATGTCATCATTCCGGGGCTGATCAACACCCATCATCATTTCTACCAGACGCTGACGCGCGCCGTGCCGGCCGCGCTCGATCGCGAACTGTTTCCCTGGCTCAAGGCGCTGTATCCGATCTGGGCCAGGATGACACCGCAAGCTCTTGACGCTGCCGTGACGGTGGCGATGGCCGAATTGATGCTGTCGGGCTGCACCACGACCACCGACCATCATTATGTCTTCCCGAAGGGGCTGGAAGACGGCGTCGATATCGAAGTTGCCGCGGCAAAACGTCTGGGAATCCGCGTGCTGCTGACCCGCGGCTCGATGAACCTGTCGGAGCGTGACGGCGGCCTGCCGCCCGACTCGGTGGTGCAGGACGAGGACACCATCCTCGCCGACTCGGAGCGTGTGGTCGCGCGCTTCCATCAGCGCGGGGAAGCAGCGATGACGCAAGTGGCGCTGGCGCCGTGTTCGCCGTTCTCGGTGACGACGTCGCTGATGAAGAAAACGGCCGAACTGGCCGACCGGCTCGACGTGCGCCTGCACACCCATCTCGCGGAAACCGAGGATGAGAATGCCTTCTGCCAGCAGCTCTATAATTGCCGGCCGCTCGATTATCTGGAGGATTGCGGCTGGCTCAATCACCGCACGTGGCTGGCGCATGGCGTGCATTTCGACAAATCGGAGATGCCGCGTCTTGCCAAAGGCAAGGTGTCGATCAGCCATTGTGCCTGCTCGAACCAAACGCTCGCCTCGGGTCATTGCCCAGTGTGCGAACTGGAAAGCGCCGGTGTCGCCGTTGGCCTCGGCGTTGATGGCTCGGCCTCGAACGATGAATCCAATCTGATGCAGGAAGTGCGCGCCGCGTTTCTTTTGCAGCGCGGGCGCTACGGCGTCACCAAGGTCAGCCACAAGGATGCGCTGCGCTGGGCGACCAAGGGTTCGGCGGCCTGTGTCGGCCGTCCTGAACTGGGCGAAATCGCGGTCGGCAAGCGGGCCGATCTGGCGTTCTACAAGCTCGATGAGTTGCGCTTTTCCGGATATGGCGATCCGCTCGCGGCGCTGGTGCTGTGCGGCGCGCATCGTGCCGACCGCGTCATGATCAACGGCAACTGGACGGTGATCGACGGCGCCATTCCCGGCCTCGATGTCACCGGTCTCATGCGCCGCCATCAGGCCGCGGCGAAGATGGTGCAGGGGTGACGTCATAAGAAAATGCGAGGGAGGCGCGGAGCCTCCCTCGCTGTCGTGTCACTTGCCCGGGATCTTGTCGTCGATGCCCTTCACATAGAAGTTCATGCCGAGGATCTGGCCGGGCTCGAGGTTCTTGCCGTTCTTGCACTCAACGGCTTTGCCGTCCTGGCCGAGCACCGGGCACTTGAAGGGATGCAGCGTGCCGGCGACGATCGCTTTCTCGGTGTCTTCGGCGAGCTTCTTCACGTCGTCAGGCATGTTGGTGTAGGGCGCCATCAGCACCATCTTTTCCTTCAGCCCATCCCAGGTGTCTTCCGCCTTCCAGGTGCCGGCGAGTGCGGCTTTCGCCTGCTTCACGTAATAGGGGCCCCAGTTGTTGATGATGGCGGTGAGCTGGGTCTTCGGGCCGAACTTGATCATGTCCGAGTCCTGACCGAAGGCGTAGATGCCGCGCTGTGCCGCGACCTGCATGGCGGCCGGACTATCCGTGTGCTGCATGATCACGTCGACGCCCTGGTCGGCCAGCGCCTTGGCGGCGTCGGCTTCCTTGCCGGGATCGAACCAGGTGTTCACCCAGATGATCTTGAGCTTGATGTTGGGGTTGACGGTCTGCGCGCCGAGGATGGTGGCGTTGATGCCGGAGATGACTTCCGGAATCGGGAACGAGGCGATGTAGCCGAGCGTGCCGGTCTTCGACATCTTGCCGGCGATCACGCCCTGAATGTAGCGGCCTTCATAGAAGCGGCCCGAATAGGTGCCCATGTTCGGCGCATTCTTGAAGCCGGTGGCATGCTCGAACTTGATCTTCGGGAACTGCTTGGCGACCTTCAGCGTCGGGTCCATATAGCCGAACGAGGTCGTGAAGATCAGGTTGTGGCCGGTGCGGGCGAGCTGCACGATCGAGCGCTCCGAGTCCGGGCCTTCGTTGACGTTCTCGAGATAGGTGGTCTCGACCTTGTCGCCGAGCTCCTTCACCATCATCTGGCGGCCGACTTCATGCATGTAGGTCCAGCCGAGATCGCCGACCGGGCCGAGATAGATGAAGCCGACCTTAATCTTGTCGGCGGCAGTCGCGCTGAAGGCGGTTGCGGCCAGCGTCAGGGCCGCGGCCGCGGCGGTCATCAGAAGTCTTTTCATGGTCCAGCTCCGGTTAGATTGACGTCAGAAAAAGTCAGCGGTCGGGCACAAAAACCGTGCCGAGCGAAGCGGGCGCCACCGACCCGGCGCCGCCCTGCGCGCGAGAGATGATGACGAGAACGATAACGGTGGCGAGATAAGGCAGCGCTGTCATCAGTTGCGACGGAATGCCGAGTCCGAAAGCTTGCGCATGCAGTTGCAGGATTGTCACTGCGCCGAACAGATAAGCGCCGGCGACCAGCCGCCCCGGCAGCCATGACGAGAACACGACCAGCGCCAGCGCGATCCAGCCGCGGCCGGCGGTCATGCCCGGAATGAAGAAAGGCGTATAGGCGAGCGGCAGGAAGGCGCCGGCCAATCCGGCGCAGCCGCCGCCGAACAGCACGGCGAGCAGGCGGATTTTCAGCACCGGATAGCCGAGCGCATGCGCCGAGGTGTGACTGTCGCCGACCGCGCGCAGGATCAGGCCGCCGCGCGTGCGATACAGGAACCACCAGATGCCGACGACGAGCGCGATGGAGAAGTAAACGAAGCCGTCCTGCCCGAACAGGATGCGGCCGATCAGCGGAATGCTCGTCAGCACCGGCAGATAAAGCTGCGGCGCCGGCACGATCTTCTCGCCGACGAAGCCGGCACCGATCAGACCCGACAGGCCGACGCCGAGGATGGTCAGCGCCAGTCCCGCCGCCACCTGGTTGACCGCGAGGCCGAGCGTCAACACTGCGAAGATGAAGGACAGCGCCATGCCGGCGGCGATGCCGAACAGCGCGCCGACGAAGGTCGAGCCGGTGAGGTAAGCGCCGGCGAAGCCGCAGGCCGCACCCATGATCATCATGCCTTCGACGCCGAGATTGAGCACGCCGGAGCGTTCGACGACCAGCTCACCGGCGGCCGCGAGCAGGAGCGGCGTCGAGGCCGCGATGATCGAGAGGATGATGGCTTCGACGAGACCCATGGGTGCGCTCACGCAGCTTTCGGTTTCGCCGCCACAAGGCGGATGCGGTAGAGGATCAGGCTGTCGCAGGCGAGCACGTAGAACAGCAGCATGCCCT
The Pseudolabrys sp. FHR47 genome window above contains:
- a CDS encoding FAD binding domain-containing protein, with the protein product MDLNTINAIERPTSRDMLPTWRAGDAYLAGGTWLFSEPQNKLTRLIDLSTLGWEPLQANDKGLEIAATCTIAQLDTFSAPPAWIASPLIGQCCRAFLASFKIWNVATVGGNICMSLPAGPMISLTTALDGELLLWAPGSGQRRMRVADFVKGPVSNELRPGEIARAIHLPLAALTRRTAFRQVSLTNIGRSGALIIGTLDQKGAFVLTVTASTPKPYQFRFDALPGGNELTARIDSGIAGNWFDDIHGLPAWRRDMTLHFAREILAELGGGAR
- a CDS encoding 8-oxoguanine deaminase; the protein is MTDPIWIKDPLAILAEGAERGVVVKDGAIVELVAKSREPATPGAKAFEARDHVIIPGLINTHHHFYQTLTRAVPAALDRELFPWLKALYPIWARMTPQALDAAVTVAMAELMLSGCTTTTDHHYVFPKGLEDGVDIEVAAAKRLGIRVLLTRGSMNLSERDGGLPPDSVVQDEDTILADSERVVARFHQRGEAAMTQVALAPCSPFSVTTSLMKKTAELADRLDVRLHTHLAETEDENAFCQQLYNCRPLDYLEDCGWLNHRTWLAHGVHFDKSEMPRLAKGKVSISHCACSNQTLASGHCPVCELESAGVAVGLGVDGSASNDESNLMQEVRAAFLLQRGRYGVTKVSHKDALRWATKGSAACVGRPELGEIAVGKRADLAFYKLDELRFSGYGDPLAALVLCGAHRADRVMINGNWTVIDGAIPGLDVTGLMRRHQAAAKMVQG
- a CDS encoding BMP family ABC transporter substrate-binding protein, with translation MKRLLMTAAAAALTLAATAFSATAADKIKVGFIYLGPVGDLGWTYMHEVGRQMMVKELGDKVETTYLENVNEGPDSERSIVQLARTGHNLIFTTSFGYMDPTLKVAKQFPKIKFEHATGFKNAPNMGTYSGRFYEGRYIQGVIAGKMSKTGTLGYIASFPIPEVISGINATILGAQTVNPNIKLKIIWVNTWFDPGKEADAAKALADQGVDVIMQHTDSPAAMQVAAQRGIYAFGQDSDMIKFGPKTQLTAIINNWGPYYVKQAKAALAGTWKAEDTWDGLKEKMVLMAPYTNMPDDVKKLAEDTEKAIVAGTLHPFKCPVLGQDGKAVECKNGKNLEPGQILGMNFYVKGIDDKIPGK
- a CDS encoding ABC transporter permease, which encodes MGLVEAIILSIIAASTPLLLAAAGELVVERSGVLNLGVEGMMIMGAACGFAGAYLTGSTFVGALFGIAAGMALSFIFAVLTLGLAVNQVAAGLALTILGVGLSGLIGAGFVGEKIVPAPQLYLPVLTSIPLIGRILFGQDGFVYFSIALVVGIWWFLYRTRGGLILRAVGDSHTSAHALGYPVLKIRLLAVLFGGGCAGLAGAFLPLAYTPFFIPGMTAGRGWIALALVVFSSWLPGRLVAGAYLFGAVTILQLHAQAFGLGIPSQLMTALPYLATVIVLVIISRAQGGAGSVAPASLGTVFVPDR